A single window of Venturia canescens isolate UGA chromosome 3, ASM1945775v1, whole genome shotgun sequence DNA harbors:
- the chas gene encoding serine/arginine repetitive matrix protein 1, translated as MMEVISTRRYEARPPANSHSTGIIYDPENSIATVKEEEWETRKKKEITTTRQIETRVKRQVVLEDGEIVVDSGPLVTTNTTEDVEQQEHTTQERRTTGDEPQEVEWPSGGKANGAIVQKELNETVVRSREEIEERLETEDRQQLGDISDEAYQNAVRTNRGDLRIALAESSKQLALQPGPRILQHTTRSNKVVDTENKLERSELKPDGLIVTESRKTVEHEEIKDEPVAEDEGSDERLHDEPSETRKESSQRFLKRRDEDLVDYVSGGEKIAREMRYVSETTEGERIGDWPPPPTTMRTTRLHKHAGFNAETTTAASRKDAVTKKPLDLEEEDEARKFETSKWLESHFGSESRSSHGSVEADDPPIQTGTNTSFINVTMKSCTPARDRDYTSPNYPRHQQRRTSGRDSASPSGYFHGISEWSERYQATEKPMNHTRTASPSHYVIETPRSNGYRHDSPRNQPESSRIQKEATYSRSYETTRRQTQSEQDQKKNRHEQRLRDEPPSPPVRRRVREQTMSRSEEKNSYNELPVRTASPVLVVQRTWENRSKDVQQQVTNVERIETRRYSPQNGKTSPRSRSPSPVQRIVQPSRREKKSVLDSPEKNHKSPSHSKYKIGESFRKLVGKLRSASSERKTKRAGSSSTSQLTPTDDDSTYRQYNVIDRNIPLLSEDLPEDKPPERPPRSPRNNANTIVKNVKTSRSNGYAIHEPSNYHHRNGNSTPVHRYYVGEDPYAVSNRESYSREKVYREVSSKPHGRPRGTTRNGVERDYSVESNSLGRFSKSTSRLTNEYERDEQFRSTQTLPRKLHSVAHNGRTSQSNSRRQFGHSTNTMNHVKQTTVPPASRNNQSRQYGSMINISIKNAVTSQKPNASTTTNFQAPTKPERTYKSSLSRSKSFNVEASRGNGDHSSPNVPYKSNLQLNRLDETPPLKSPGILASISRSNRDLFKATKYEY; from the exons ATGATGGAGGTGATTTCAACGCGCCGATACGAAGCTCGTCCGCCTGCGAACTCTCATTCCACCGGCATAATA TACGATCCGGAGAACTCTATAGCTACCGTCAAAGAAG AGGAATGGGaaacgaggaagaagaaggagaTCACGACGACGAGGCAGATTGAGACGCGAGTGAAAAGGCAGGTCGTTCTCGAGGACGGTGAAATAGTCGTTGATTCGGGACCATTGGTGACGACAAACACGACCGAGGATGTCGAGCAACAGGAGCACACGACTCAGGAA AGAAGAACGACCGGGGACGAGCCCCAAGAAGTGGAATGGCCCTCCGGTGGAAAAGCAAACGGTGCCATTGTGCAGAAAGAGCTCAACGAGACCGTCGTCAGAAGCCGAGAAGAGATCGAGGAGCGCCTTGAAACCGAAGATCGACAACAACTCGGCGACATATCCGATGAG GCATACCAAAACGCTGTGCGAACGAACCGGGGCGATTTGAGAATAGCGTTGGCCGAGTCCTCGAAGCAGCTCGCTCTCCAGCCAGGACCACGAATATTGCAGCACACGACGAGGTCGAATAAGGTCGTCGACACGGAAAATAAGCTCGAACGGAGCGAGCTCAAACCCGACGGTCTCATCGTCACGGAGTCGAGGAAAACGGTCGAACACGAAGAA ATTAAAGACGAGCCGGTGGCAGAGGACGAAGGGAGTGACGAAAGATTGCACGATGAGCCATCGGAAACGCGCAAGGAGAGTTCGCAGCGATTTTTGAAGAGGCGGGACGAGGATTTGGTCGATTACGTTTCGGGTGGCGAGAAAATCGCCCGTGAAATGCGTTACGTTTCCGAGACGACGGAGGGTGAACGTATCGGGGATTGGCCACCGCCACCAACGACAATGCGGACGACTCGTCTGCACAAGCACGCCGGTTTCAACGCCGAAACTACGACAGCCGCGAGCCGGAAGGATGCGGTTACGAAAAAACCTCTCGACCTCGAGGAAGAGGACGAGGCGCGAAAATTCGAAACTTCCAAATGGCTCGAGAGCCATTTTGGTAGCGAATCGAGGTCGTCCCACGGCTCCGTCGAAGCGGACGATCCCCCCATCCAAACTGGCACGAATACGAGCTTCATCAATGTCACCATGAAGTCCTGCACGCCTGCGAGGGACCGCGATTACACGAGCCCCAATTACCCTCGACACCAACAACGACGTACCAGCGGAAGAGACTCCGCCTCTCCTTCGGGATATTTTCATGGGATTAGCGAGTGGTCCGAGAGATATCAAGCGACTG AAAAGCCGATGAACCACACGAGAACGGCCTCTCCCTCGCATTACGTGATCGAAACCCCGAGAAGCAACGGATACAGGCACGACAGTCCAAGGAACCAGCCGGAGTCATCGAGAATTCAGAAAGAAGCAACGTACTCGAGAAGCTACGAGACAACTCGTCGTCAAACTCAATCCGAACaggatcagaaaaaaaatcgtcacgaaCAACGTCTACGAGACGAACCACCATCGCCTCCGGTTCGTCGCAGAGTTCGCGAACAG ACGATGTCGAGGTCCGAAGAGAAGAATTCGTACAACGAACTTCCGGTGCGTACAGCGAGTCCGGTCCTCGTTGTCCAGAGGACCTGGGAAAACCGAAGCAAAGATGTCCAGCAGCAAGTAACGAATGTGGAGAGAATCGAAACTCGACGTTACAGTCCACAAAATGGCAAAACGTCACCGAGGTCACGATCACCGTCCCCAGTTCAGAGGATCGTCCAGCCGAGccgtagagaaaaaaagagcgtGCTTGACAgtcctgaaaaaaatcataaaa GTCCCAGTCATTCGAAATACAAAATCGGCGAATCTTTTCGAAAACTCGTCGGTAAACTGAGGTCAGCATCGTCCGAGAGAAAAACCAAACGAGCAGGAAGTAGTTCGACGTCCCAGCTGACCCCGACCGACGACGATTCGACGTACCGTCAGTACAACGTTATCGACAGAAATATTCCTCTGTTGAGCGAAGATCTGCCGGAAGATAAGCCTCCCGAACGACCCCCACGCTCCCCGAGAAACAACGCAAACACGATTGTGAAAAACGTCAAAACATCGAGATCGAACGGCTACGCCATTCACGAACCGAGCAACTATCATCATCGCAATGGCAATTCGACACCTGTTCACAGGTATTACGTGGGCGAAGATCCATACGCCGTTAGCAATCGTGAGAGTTACAGCCGGGAGAAAGTCTATCGAGAGGTCAGCAGCAAGCCTCATGGAAGACCGAGGGGAACCACTCGAAATGGTGTCGAACGTGACTACAG TGTCGAGTCAAACTCGCTTGGGCGATTCAGCAAGTCGACGAGCAGGTTGACCAACGAATACGAGAGGGACGAACAATTCCGAAGCACGCAGACACTGCCCCGTAAATTGCACTCCGTTGCTCACAATGGGAGAACGAGTCAGTCGAACTCTCGTCGTCAATTCGGCCATTCGACAAACACGATGAACCACGTTAAACAAACGACGGTACCGCCGGCCAGCCGAAACAATCAATCACGTCAGTACGGTAGCATGATCaacatttcgataaaaaacgcTGTCACATCGCAGAAACCGAACGCATCGACGACCACGAATTTTCAAGCTCCCACTAAACCCGAAAGAACCTACAAATCTTCACTCTCACGAAGCAAGAGTTTCAACGTCGAAGCGAGCAGAGGAAACGGCGATCACTCGTCACCAAACGTCCCCTACAAATCTAACTTACAATTAAATCGGCTCGACGAAACTCCGCCCCTCAAAAGTCCAGGTATCCTCGCCAGCATCAGCCGGAGCAACAGAGATTTATTCAAAGCCACTAAATACGAGTATTAA
- the LOC122407777 gene encoding uncharacterized protein, with protein MASKVLVKLPTVPFSQGKKNAPELMTLPTKNESTTPARTQQNVNGDRAAQLEQNMKFLQEQHQATLVALHQEVETLRQRHRDLQFQLVFAKSTNCVQSSPSSPEESSNGFVKTKGSPLSVNVTPLQVELLEKDLHEMKASFNDVKKHNQSLQEVIDKQNKKLQQMEKRKEKSEVTDVGIQVGETSDEVTRDLAARLEDAEAMISRLRRENEDHQKEIATIKAASANTGNRNGSGRNRGHDNGHHSRGSHGNGGQGSHFHKFPPLQTQSYWHGGARGNHSFEHNTEYHRNGRRRQQDKQQDRDGTSDGSSLPQLRNANAKAESSSYPPFYRTRGYHDEGGDYYRERGNRKYRGQRSQRDSTEAQEHRREFKDQQQREVTANSSQSSRKQ; from the exons ATGGCTTCGAAAGTGCTCGTGAAACTGCCTACGGTGCCATTTTCTCAA GGTAAAAAAAACGCCCCGGAGCTGATGACGTTACCCACGAAAAACGAGAGCACGACGCCGGCTCGAACGCAACAGAATGTCAACGGTGACAGAGCAGCTCAGCTGGAACAGAATATGAAATTTCTTCAGGAACAACATCAAGCTACTCTCGTTGCTCTCCACCAAGAAGTCGAAACCCTTCGACAAAGACATCGAG ATTTACAATTTCAACTCGTCTTCGCGAAAAGCACAAACTGCGTTCAGAGCAGTCCTTCCTCGCCGGAGGAAAGTTCAAATGGGTTTGTGAAAACAAAG GGAAGCCCATTGAGTGTCAACGTTACACCTCTGCAGGTCGAACTTTTGGAAAAGGATTTGCACGAGATGAAGGCATCCTTCAACGACGTCAAAAAGCACAATCAGTCTCTTCAAGAGGTTATTGACAAACAGAACAA AAAACTGCAACAAATGGAAAAGCGCAAAGAGAAATCGGAAGTGACGGATGTGGGAATACAAGTTGGGGAAACGAGCGACGAGGTAACGCGTGATTTGGCAGCCCGTTTGGAGGATGCTGAAGCGATGATAAGCCGCTTGAGACGAGAGAACGAAGATCATCAGAAGGAAATAGCGACGATAAAGGCCGCTTCGGCGAACACTGGAAACAGAAACGGCAGCGGGAGGAACCGAGGTCACGATAACGGTCACCACAGTCGAGGGAGCCATGGCAACGGGGGCCAAGGCTCgcattttcacaaatttccGCCCCTTCAGACGCAGAGCTATTGGCACGGAGGGGCGAGAGGAAATCACAG CTTCGAGCACAACACCGAATACCACCGTAACGGGAGGAGACGGCAGCAGGACAAACAACAAGATCGCGACGGTACATCGGACGGCTCGTCACTGCCGCAGCTCCGGAACGCAAACGCGAAAGCAGAATCTTCGAGTTATCCACCGTTTTACCGAACGCGAGGTTATCACGATGAAGGTGGGGACTATTACCGCGAGCGTGGCAACCGAAAGTACCGGGGACAGAGGTCACAGAGAGACTCGACCGAGGCGCAGGAACATCGTCGAGAGTTTAAGGACCAACAGCAGAGAGAAGTGACTGCAAATTCTTCGCAATCTTCCAGAAAACAGTAA
- the LOC122407513 gene encoding enhancer of split mbeta protein-like: MQMHEQMIIVDGQEQPISRTYQYRKVMKPMLERKRRARINRCLDELKDLMVTALAGDGENVAKLEKADILELTVRHLHKLQRQQRLSANPVIDADRFRAGYTHCANEVSRCLAATPGVDVALGTKLMTHLGHKLNAMDKTGPLTIHVSAPQASPSSSESSSSEDYSMPLTPASSQPSPIVRSEIETPTHQGLLQVAKSQESVWRPW, from the exons ATGCAAATGCACGAGCAAATGATCATCGTCGATGGACAAGAACAACCCATCTCCAGAACCTACCAATACAGAAAG GTTATGAAACCGATGTTGGAGCGCAAACGTCGTGCCCGCATAAACCGTTGTTTGGACGAGCTGAAAGATCTGATGGTGACAGCGCTCGCGGGTGACGGCGAGAACGTGGCCAAGTTGGAGAAGGCGGACATACTGGAGCTGACGGTGCGTCACTTGCACAAGTTACAACGCCAGCAGAGACTATCGGCAAATCCGGTGATCGATGCGGACCGTTTCCGGGCGGGTTACACGCACTGCGCGAACGAAGTTTCGCGTTGTTTGGCCGCGACGCCGGGAGTCGACGTTGCGCTGGGCACGAAGCTGATGACGCATCTTGGGCACAAACTTAACGCGATGGACAAAACTGGACCGTTGACGATCCACGTGTCGGCCCCGCAGGCCTCGCCATCGAGCAGCGAGAGTTCGTCGAGCGAGGATTACTCGATGCCGTTGACACCGGCCTCGAGTCAGCCGTCGCCGATCGTGCGATCGGAGATCGAGACACCGACTCATCAGGGGCTCTTGCAAGTCGCCAAATCCCAGGAATCGGTTTGGAGACCGTGGTAG
- the LOC122407778 gene encoding mitochondrial 2-oxoglutarate/malate carrier protein-like, with protein sequence MLIKVSNEPSDEKPKSKNLPPAINFLNAGLSGMAATCFVHPMDVIKNRMQMSQNGVTIGQTLTSIFHAGGLTKFYAGLSAGLLRQATYTTARLGIYNQLNDIESNEGSPGIGTLILMAGTAGSTGAFVGTPAEVALVRMSSDGRLPADQRRNYKNVVDAFLRIIREEGATTLWRGSVATMGRAAVVNVSQLATYSQAKILFNKKFDVPEGIGLHFSASMLSGIVTAFNSMPFDIAKTRIQNLEGKGKPPNVLHVITKIARTEGVTALWKGFLPTYYRIGPHTVITFIFNEQFAKLYRQTFMK encoded by the exons ATGTTGATTAAAGTATCGAACGAGCCTTCCGACGAGAAGCCAAAGTCAAAAAACTTGCCGCCAGCGATAAATTTCCTTAATGCAGGACTCTCGGG AATGGCAGCAACTTGCTTCGTTCATCCGATGGACGTCATAAAAAACCGCATGCAGATGAGCCAAAACGGTGTAACGATCGGGCAAACTCTAACTTCCATTTTCCACGCTGGTGGgctgaccaaattttatgctGGACTCTCAGCTGGCTTACTTAGACAAGCAACGTACACGACTGCGCGTCTCGGCATTTATAATCAGTTGAATGACAT AGAATCGAACGAGGGCAGCCCGGGAATAGGAACGCTCATCCTGATGGCTGGAACAGCTGGTTCGACGGGTGCATTCGTGGGAACTCCTGCAGAAGTGGCACTCGTGAGGATGTCATCGGACGGGCGACTTCCAGCCG ACCAGAGGAGAAATTACAAGAACGTGGTCGACGCGTTTCTGCGAATAATAAGAGAAGAGGGCGCGACGACGCTGTGGCGGGGCAGCGTGGCAACGATGGGGAGGGCTGCAGTCGTCAACGTTTCCCAGTTGGCCACTTACAGCCAAGCGAAAATTCtcttcaataaaaaat TCGATGTGCCGGAGGGGATTGGCTTGCACTTTTCAGCTTCGATGCTCTCTGGGATTGTCACAGCCTTCAATTCCATGCCTTTTGACATCGCGAAAACGAG GATACAGAATTTAGAGGGCAAAGGAAAGCCGCCGAACGTGCTGCACGTCATAACAAAGATAGCGAGAACCGAAGGAGTGACAGCCCTCTGGAAGGGCTTTTTGCCCACTTACTATCGAATAGGACCTCACACAGTCATAACTTTCATCTTCAACGAACAATTCGCCAAACTTTATCGTCAAACTTTCATGAAATGA
- the LOC122407779 gene encoding mitochondrial 2-oxoglutarate/malate carrier protein-like, with translation MSREEDRPTSGGQQKSIKRATVPVLVKFLIGGLAGSTGQIATHPLDVIKICMHTTHAPFFLTTKDIFLCSGYRGFYVGLTAALLRQVTYSTTRLGIYGTMLDCLRERCGPLNYSTLIGLGTIAGVVGAWVGTPADLVMVRMITDAKNPLGKQRCYRNAVVGLSTIFKDEGTLRLWRGAVPTMTRAAIVNGVQLATYSRTKIHLKDTNLFAEGMILQFCASMISSMVTCVASMPVDTAKTEIQSWHSPKKPPGMWKVFVRMARTDGFFSLWRGLVPYYLRAGPNTAITMITMDQLGSLYTSVFTSINVS, from the exons ATGTCCCGCGAGGAGGACCGACCTACCTCCGGGGGACAACAAAAGTCCATTAAGCGCGCCACAGTGCCGGTTCTCGTGAAATTTTTGATCGGTGGATTGGCAGg ATCGACCGGGCAAATAGCGACGCATCCGCTGGACGTCATCAAAATTTGCATGCACACGACGCACGCTCCGTTCTTTTTAACGACCAAAGACATCTTCCTGTGCTCCGGATATCGAGGCTTCTACGTTGGCCTGACGGCGGCTTTGTTACGACAAGTTACATATTCGACCACTAGATTGGGCATTTACGGAACTATGCTTGACTGTTTGCG aGAACGTTGCGGTCCTTTGAATTATTCCACTCTCATCGGTCTCGGAACGATCGCCGGCGTCGTCGGGGCTTGGGTCGGCACGCCAGCAGATTTAGTGATGGTTCGAATGATAACGGACGCCAAAAACCCGCTGGGAAAACAACGATGTTACAGGAACGCTGTTGTCGGATTATCTACGATTTTCAAGGACGAAGGCACCCTCCGACTGTGGCGGGGCGCTGTTCCTACGATGACCAGAGCCGCTATCGTCAATGGGGTACAATTGGCTACTTATTCTCGAACGAAAATTCACCTCAAAGATACGA ACTTATTCGCCGAGGGCATGATTCTCCAATTCTGCGCTTCGATGATCTCCAGCATGGTCACCTGTGTCGCCTCGATGCCGGTCGACACGGCAAAGACAGA AATCCAAAGCTGGCACAGTCCCAAAAAGCCACCAGGAATGTGGAAAGTTTTCGTGAGAATGGCAAGAACCGACGGTTTCTTCAGTTTATGGCGAGGACTCGTGCCCTACTATTTGAGAGCCGGACCCAACACCGCCATCACGATGATAACGATGGACCAGCTCGGGAGTCTTTACACTTCTGTATTCACATCAATAAACGTTTCTTGA
- the LOC122407523 gene encoding cytochrome P450 9e2-like, which yields MRDAKGIVRPDVIHLLMQARDNEKGIPMTNDRANDDITAQAILFLLAGFDTTARLMCFVSHVLSHHPDIQDQLRDEVDAILGQDDESISYEKLGSMKYLDMVISETLRMYPPQPFTDRVCTEAYELEASTPESKPYTVAPGTVVWIPILGFHRDPKYFPEPEEFKPERFSEENKNDITPYTFLPFGVGLRKCMGERFAIVEAKIIIARLLQNFVFKTTKVITFGTDGSIMSPERGFWMRLKPRAKSIFV from the coding sequence atgcgcgatgcaaaGGGCATCGTTCGACCTGATGTAATCCACCTTCTGATGCAAGCGAGGGACAACGAGAAGGGCATCCCGATGACCAACGACCGAGCCAACGACGATATAACGGCCCAGGCCATCCTATTCTTGCTCGCTGGTTTTGACACCACTGCCCGGCTCATGTGCTTCGTTTCTCACGTTCTTTCTCATCATCCAGACATTCAAGATCAACTTCGCGACGAAGTCGACGCAATATTGGGCCAAGATGACGAAAGCATTTCCTACGAGAAATTGGGTTCTATGAAGTACTTGGATATGGTGATTTCGGAAACTCTTCGTATGTATCCCCCACAACCCTTCACCGACCGGGTTTGCACCGAAGCTTATGAACTGGAGGCCTCGACGCCTGAATCCAAACCGTACACCGTTGCCCCGGGGACCGTAGTGTGGATTCCAATTCTTGGCTTTCATCGTGATCCCAAATATTTCCCGGAGCCGGAGGAGTTCAAACCGGAACGTTTCagcgaagaaaacaaaaacgacattactcCCTACACTTTTTTACCATTTGGCGTTGGACTGAGAAAGTGCATGGGAGAACGATTTGCTATCGTGGAAGCGAAAATCATCATTGCCCGACTCctgcaaaattttgttttcaaaacaACGAAAGTCATCACGTTCGGTACGGACGGATCGATTATGAGTCCTGAGCGCGGGTTCTGGATGCGGTTGAAACCTAGAgcaaaatcgatttttgtgtga
- the LOC122407511 gene encoding trichohyalin-like, with amino-acid sequence MVGQGKSSPKMESTYYLKHGQTLENTKVADRSLALKLSKSEFNRFVDYTTENERLAAAAAEEAAKLAALKKKSYEMTKSWGDTIANIKKKRKQERFDRVKRDEEIREEFVKNTQKENAIERAGVVNEARNLLLWKKPQCRLINSALLTAECYRELNAQLAFNKSLRDIDKKEDSEYVRMMKEDVEKFNNEERKKAEMKRKKSREYAQQLKRQIGGVGDELKRLELKEREMEKQDLKNMAREIETLEKCEAQEVARRKKEQRKIFLDALEEKKRRQLELKRKDKYENGAIEIVKKSKERIKKIAATRLKEEREEKIRNAELLAKKCAAVRVSHEAAEEEIRKKVMMEKEKLEREREQEKIKKQKMLRADMAKYRKELAAMQKNRDYEEKNIADWETIQRFKRDEFNKKVKAEEIERERKKKRDTAAFLQKQIAEREAELKLQEDVGNEATLIKRMIESTNEKVLKYGQEVLKECVDLNRAHPNGPHRPLFPILKAIETFKKESGLIPPKQIEEAEPPKRRRMRRKRICANVVPPEDIIYV; translated from the exons ATGGTCGGACAGGGAAAATCGTCTCCAAAAATGGAATCCACTTACTACTTGAAACATGGACAAACTTTGGAAAACACGAAG GTCGCGGATAGATCGCTGGCTTTGAAGTTATCGAAAAGTGAATTCAACCGCTTCGTCGATTACACCACCGAAAATGAGAGACTCGCTGCCGCAGCGGCAGAAGAAGCTGCCAAACTGGctgcgttgaaaaaaaagagctaCGAAATGACGAAATCGTGGGGGGACACGATCGCC AACATCaagaaaaaacggaaacaggAACGCTTCGATCGGGTGAAAAGGGACGAGGAAATCCGGGAAGAATTCGTGAAGAATACTCAAAAGGAGAACGCGATCGAACGAGCGGGAGTCGTCAACGAGGCGAGGAACCTTTTATTGTGGAAAAAACCTCAGTGCAGACTCATCAACTCGGCACTCCTCACTGCCGAG TGCTACAGGGAACTGAACGCTCAATTAGCTTTCAACAAGAGTCTTCGGGACATTGACAAGAAGGAAGACTCGGAATATGTGAGAATGATGAAGGAagacgttgaaaaattcaacaacgaggagagaaaaaaagcggAGATGAAACGGAAAAAGAGCCGAGAATATGCCCAACAGTTGAAAAGACA AATCGGAGGAGTCGGAGATGAACTGAAGCGATTGGAGCTCAAAGAGCGAGAGATGGAAAAACAGGACCTGAAAAATATGGCTAGAGAGATCGAAACGTTGGAAAAGTGCGAGGCTCAAGAAGTAGCGAGGAGGAAAAAGGAGCAGAGGAAAATCTTCCTTGACGCACTGGAGGAAAAGAAACGTCGACAGTTGGAACTCAAACGCAaagataaatatgaaaatggagCAATTGAAATAGTGAAAAAGTCGAAGGAGCGTATCAAGAAGATTGCTGCGACGAGGTTGAAagaggagagagaagaaaaaatacgcaACGCGGAATTACTCG CCAAAAAATGCGCAGCCGTTCGAGTCTCGCACGAAGCTGCCGAAGAAGAAATACGGAAAAAAGTCATGATGGAGAAGGAAAAATTGGAGCGTGAAAGAGAACaagagaagataaaaaaacagaaaatgcTGCGTGCCGATATGGCTAAATACAGGAAAGAATTAGCAGCGATGCAGAAGAATCGTGATTACGAAGAAAAGAATATTGCTGACTGGGAAACTATCCAGAGATTTAAACGAGatgaattcaacaaaaaagtCAAGGCAGAAGAAattgagcgagagagaaaaaagaagagagacaCGGCAGCCTTCCTGCAGAAACAAATA GCCGAACGGGAGGCAGAGTTGAAGCTTCAGGAAGACGTGGGAAATGAAGCGACGCTGATAAAACGTATGATCGAAAGTACGaacgaaaaagttttgaagtACGGCCAAGAGGTGTTGAAAGAATGTGTGGACTTGAACCGAGCTCATCCGAATGGACCGCACCGGCCATTATTCCCAATATTGAAGGCGATCGAA ACGTTCAAAAAAGAAAGTGGTTTAATCCCGCCGAAACAAATCGAAGAAGCCGAGCCTCCGAAGAGGAGAAGAATGCGGAGGAAACGGATTTGCGCAAACGTTGTGCCTCCCGAGGACATAATTTATGTGTAG